A single region of the Bacteroidales bacterium genome encodes:
- a CDS encoding O-acetyl-ADP-ribose deacetylase yields the protein MNMKIELVKGDITLIAVDAIVNAANSRLAGGGGVDGAIHRKGGSSIANECDKIREKHGGCPTGSAVYTNAGNLPAKYVIHTVGPIWRGGTQNEPQLLESCYTESLKLAETLNVETISFPNISTGVYGYPKEEAAKVAIKAVKSFSKTAKQIKRVIFVCFDDENYNIYRELLEH from the coding sequence ATAAATATGAAAATTGAGTTAGTAAAAGGAGACATAACTTTAATTGCCGTTGATGCAATTGTAAATGCTGCAAATAGTCGTTTAGCCGGTGGCGGTGGTGTTGATGGCGCGATACATCGTAAAGGTGGTTCCTCAATAGCCAATGAGTGTGACAAGATAAGAGAAAAACATGGAGGTTGTCCAACGGGAAGTGCAGTTTATACTAATGCGGGAAACTTGCCTGCCAAATATGTAATACATACTGTTGGTCCAATATGGCGTGGAGGTACACAAAACGAGCCTCAATTGTTAGAAAGTTGCTATACAGAGAGTCTTAAACTTGCAGAAACTCTTAATGTTGAAACCATATCTTTCCCAAACATAAGTACAGGGGTTTATGGTTATCCGAAAGAGGAGGCAGCCAAAGTTGCAATTAAAGCGGTTAAATCCTTTAGCAAAACTGCAAAACAGATTAAGAGAGTTATATTTGTTTGTTTTGATGATGAAAACTATAATATCTATCGTGAGCTATTAGAACACTGA
- the guaA gene encoding glutamine-hydrolyzing GMP synthase, translated as MAQKILIIDFGSQYTQLIACRIREMNVYCEIYPYNNFPKLDSSIAGVILSGSPFSVSDTNAPKINLSDIQKQYPLLGICYGAQLLAQTYGGQVQKSENREYGRAELTKIDTKNPLFAGMSASSQVWMSHGDTIISLPDNFENIAQTTNITNAAFQIKGEETYGIQFHPEVHHSTEGTQLLKNFVTKICGAKQGWTPDSFINNAVDSIKKQVGDDTVILGLSGGVDSTVAAVLLNRAIGKNLHCIFVNNGLLRKNEFPTVLENYKVLGLNVKGVDASEAFLKALANISDPEQKRKAIGKTFIDVFESEAKQIKGAKWLAQGTIYPDVIESVSVNGPSVTIKSHHNVGGLPERMNLKIVEPLRMLFKDDVRRIGKALSIPEKFINRHPFPGPGLAIRIIGDITKEKVAIIQEVDDIFISMLREHNLYDKVWQAGAILLPIHSVGVMGDERTYEQVVALRAVNSIDGMTADWVHLPYEFLALVSNQIINKVRGVNRVVYDISSKPPATIEWE; from the coding sequence ATGGCTCAAAAAATTCTAATCATCGATTTTGGCTCACAATACACCCAACTGATTGCGTGTCGTATTAGAGAAATGAATGTATATTGCGAAATATATCCCTATAACAACTTCCCAAAGCTCGACAGCTCTATTGCAGGAGTAATACTAAGTGGCAGCCCCTTTTCGGTATCCGATACAAACGCTCCAAAAATAAACCTTTCTGATATACAAAAGCAGTACCCCCTATTGGGAATTTGCTACGGTGCACAACTCTTAGCACAAACGTATGGTGGGCAAGTACAAAAATCTGAAAATAGAGAGTATGGTCGAGCTGAGTTAACAAAAATAGATACAAAAAACCCTCTCTTTGCAGGAATGTCTGCGAGTAGTCAAGTATGGATGTCGCATGGAGATACAATAATCTCACTGCCTGATAACTTTGAGAATATTGCTCAAACTACCAATATAACAAATGCTGCCTTCCAAATAAAAGGCGAGGAAACATATGGAATACAGTTTCATCCCGAAGTGCACCATTCAACTGAAGGTACACAATTATTAAAAAACTTTGTAACAAAGATTTGCGGAGCCAAACAGGGCTGGACTCCCGACTCGTTTATCAACAATGCTGTTGACTCAATAAAAAAACAGGTTGGAGACGATACTGTCATTCTTGGTCTCTCCGGAGGAGTAGACAGCACTGTAGCCGCTGTTCTACTAAACAGGGCTATTGGAAAAAATCTCCACTGCATATTTGTAAATAACGGATTATTACGAAAAAACGAATTTCCAACCGTACTTGAAAATTATAAAGTACTGGGATTAAACGTAAAAGGAGTTGACGCTTCCGAAGCATTCCTTAAAGCTCTGGCAAACATCAGTGACCCCGAACAAAAGCGTAAGGCAATAGGAAAAACATTTATTGATGTTTTTGAATCGGAAGCCAAGCAAATAAAAGGAGCTAAATGGCTCGCTCAAGGAACTATTTACCCCGATGTAATAGAGTCGGTTTCCGTGAACGGTCCTTCGGTAACAATTAAATCTCACCACAATGTTGGTGGGTTACCCGAAAGAATGAATTTAAAAATAGTTGAACCTCTGCGAATGCTTTTCAAAGATGATGTTAGACGTATTGGCAAAGCATTATCTATACCTGAAAAATTTATAAACCGTCACCCCTTCCCGGGTCCAGGATTGGCTATAAGAATAATTGGAGATATTACTAAAGAAAAGGTAGCTATAATTCAAGAGGTTGACGATATTTTTATATCAATGCTACGTGAACACAACCTTTATGATAAAGTTTGGCAAGCCGGAGCAATTTTACTCCCAATACACTCGGTGGGCGTGATGGGCGATGAACGTACATACGAACAAGTTGTAGCACTTAGAGCTGTTAATTCAATAGATGGTATGACTGCCGACTGGGTACACCTTCCGTACGAATTTTTAGCTTTGGTTTCAAACCAAATAATTAACAAAGTTAGAGGCGTAAACCGCGTTGTTTACGACATAAGCTCAAAACCACCTGCAACAATAGAGTGGGAATAG
- a CDS encoding RNA methyltransferase — MVSSSEIKFIKSLGIKKYRQEYGLFVVEGEKVVGELLESDFTVRDLFCIEEYAGLIKYDKCRVITDKQLERLSFFKTPNKVLAVVEIPKNKYNIEQFLSQDKLLLLGLDNINDPGNMGTIIRIANWFGIENIVCSPESVDCYSPKVVQSSMGSLFRVNIYYDDLARAINNIKKSGEVYIYSSNIDGISIYETPIQNRAMLLLGNESHGIRNEISALADYKIKLPSFPAGNSSMESLNVGVAAGVLCAEFRKRQLAISN, encoded by the coding sequence GTGGTTAGTTCGTCAGAAATCAAGTTTATAAAATCACTTGGAATTAAAAAATATAGACAGGAGTATGGTCTGTTTGTTGTTGAGGGAGAGAAGGTTGTAGGTGAGCTTTTAGAATCAGACTTTACTGTACGAGATCTCTTTTGTATTGAGGAATATGCTGGCTTAATCAAGTATGACAAATGCCGCGTTATTACTGATAAGCAGCTGGAGCGATTGTCATTTTTTAAAACTCCAAATAAGGTTCTTGCAGTTGTTGAAATTCCAAAAAACAAATATAATATCGAGCAGTTTTTATCGCAAGATAAATTACTGTTGCTCGGGCTTGATAATATTAACGACCCTGGTAATATGGGTACTATTATTAGGATTGCCAATTGGTTTGGAATTGAAAATATAGTCTGTTCGCCCGAGAGTGTTGACTGTTATAGCCCAAAGGTTGTTCAATCGTCAATGGGTTCGTTATTTAGAGTTAATATATATTATGATGATTTAGCTAGAGCTATCAACAATATTAAAAAATCGGGAGAAGTATATATTTACTCTTCAAATATTGATGGTATTTCTATTTACGAAACACCAATTCAAAATCGTGCTATGCTTTTACTGGGCAATGAGTCGCATGGTATTAGAAATGAGATATCTGCATTAGCTGACTATAAGATTAAGCTCCCTTCATTTCCTGCCGGGAATAGTTCAATGGAATCGTTGAATGTTGGTGTTGCTGCGGGAGTTTTGTGTGCGGAATTTAGGAAAAGGCAATTAGCAATTAGCAATTAG